The Gemmatimonadota bacterium genome includes a window with the following:
- the mcrC gene encoding 5-methylcytosine-specific restriction endonuclease system specificity protein McrC → MDTVQENDNLGYIGEIPVRNLWLLMLYASQLFRQMDDLQKREVEDNPDDIPDLVAEILARAVERRLRRNLSFGYQPRQAILSRVRGRIDHIHTERRQLLQRGLVACRFEELTVDTPRNRYVRAALEKSAKMVRSVDLSRRCRVLAIRLVHMGVSREHLIRHDPSVNLMGRTDTADRQMLAAAQLAFDLALPTEISGSRNLSSPSREPQWVWELYEKAIAGFYDVTLTQWGWSVHSQQTLRWNTGNMTDGIGDILPSMRADTVLNHTDSDRRIIIDTKFTSILKPGNYRAQTLASPHIYQIYAYLRSQEGRDSLADMASGILLYPAVNCLVDESVDIQGHNIRFATVNLDATPGGIRHRLLKLIDPDLV, encoded by the coding sequence ATGGACACCGTTCAAGAAAACGACAATCTGGGGTACATCGGAGAAATTCCAGTCAGAAATCTCTGGCTACTGATGCTTTATGCGTCCCAACTATTCCGACAAATGGACGATTTGCAAAAGCGAGAGGTAGAAGATAATCCGGACGACATCCCCGATCTGGTAGCAGAAATCCTGGCGCGGGCGGTAGAACGCCGCTTAAGGCGAAACCTGAGCTTTGGCTACCAGCCCCGGCAAGCTATCCTCAGCAGGGTGCGCGGCAGGATTGACCATATTCATACAGAACGCCGCCAACTGCTACAAAGGGGACTGGTAGCCTGTCGGTTTGAAGAGCTAACAGTAGATACACCACGCAACCGATATGTTCGAGCGGCATTGGAAAAGTCGGCCAAGATGGTACGAAGCGTTGACCTATCCCGTCGATGTCGCGTCCTTGCCATTCGTTTAGTGCATATGGGAGTGAGTAGAGAACATCTCATCCGCCATGACCCATCGGTAAATCTCATGGGGCGGACGGATACCGCCGACCGGCAGATGCTGGCTGCGGCACAATTGGCCTTCGATTTGGCACTACCCACCGAAATCTCTGGTTCCAGAAATTTATCTTCACCATCCCGCGAACCTCAATGGGTATGGGAACTTTACGAAAAGGCCATCGCCGGATTCTACGACGTCACCCTTACACAGTGGGGGTGGAGCGTTCATTCCCAACAGACACTCCGCTGGAATACTGGTAATATGACTGATGGAATTGGTGATATCCTCCCCTCAATGCGTGCCGATACTGTTTTAAATCATACAGATTCCGACCGTCGCATCATCATAGACACCAAATTTACATCCATCCTTAAACCCGGAAATTACCGTGCTCAAACATTGGCTTCACCCCATATATACCAGATATACGCCTACTTGAGATCCCAAGAGGGCCGTGATTCTTTGGCGGATATGGCATCGGGAATACTCCTGTATCCTGCTGTCAATTGCTTAGTTGACGAATCGGTTGACATACAGGGCCACAACATACGATTTGCCACCGTAAATCTCGATGCAACTCCTGGAGGGATCCGGCACAGGCTCCTTAAATTGATTGATCCCGACCTGGTATAA
- a CDS encoding toll/interleukin-1 receptor domain-containing protein: protein MAKKVFLSYAYQDRGIAEQVSRLLKEHGHDTDDISFIDPRLETKIGDDIRETIKQQMCSASNVVIIVTPNSATSQWVNYEAGMASALDKPIILIKSKDAKDVDFVTSLANAQSIEIGNGVGEQ from the coding sequence ATGGCTAAAAAAGTTTTCCTTTCTTATGCATATCAGGACCGCGGTATTGCAGAACAGGTGTCCAGATTATTGAAGGAGCATGGTCACGATACCGACGACATATCGTTTATCGATCCTCGATTAGAGACTAAGATTGGTGACGATATTCGGGAGACGATAAAGCAGCAGATGTGTAGCGCGAGTAACGTAGTAATTATTGTCACGCCGAATAGTGCTACATCACAATGGGTGAACTATGAAGCTGGAATGGCATCTGCCCTTGATAAGCCAATTATCCTGATCAAAAGCAAGGATGCAAAAGATGTTGATTTTGTGACTTCGCTTGCGAACGCCCAGTCCATCGAGATAGGCAATGGGGTGGGAGAACAGTAG
- a CDS encoding TIR domain-containing protein, with protein MPISREWQIFISYSSQNDFEVSLLQYAIETLLSKEDVTAWTFQRDQSRSETEIAKSLKERVRESVAMLLLVSPETLDAGATQWMELAYADAFEVPTFILLHRIDYQELRRREHGVPPLLLTSQCNPASSWKEVVEEMRGLIKSKERENG; from the coding sequence TTGCCAATCAGTAGAGAATGGCAGATTTTTATTTCGTATTCAAGTCAAAATGATTTCGAAGTTAGCTTGCTTCAGTACGCCATTGAAACTCTGCTTTCAAAAGAAGATGTGACGGCATGGACCTTTCAGAGAGACCAGAGTCGTTCTGAAACGGAGATTGCGAAAAGTCTCAAAGAACGTGTTAGAGAGTCGGTAGCCATGCTTCTATTGGTATCGCCTGAGACACTGGATGCAGGCGCAACACAATGGATGGAATTGGCTTATGCAGATGCCTTTGAAGTTCCAACATTTATTCTCTTACATCGCATTGACTACCAAGAACTCAGGCGACGTGAACACGGTGTTCCGCCTCTTCTATTAACGAGTCAATGCAACCCAGCCTCATCTTGGAAAGAAGTAGTAGAGGAAATGCGTGGCCTCATAAAATCAAAGGAGCGCGAGAATGGCTAA
- a CDS encoding Gfo/Idh/MocA family oxidoreductase: MVRFGVVGLKGMGGQHVREISGLDRVELVAVADLDLDYARQVGEERGARAWGDYREMIASEDLDAVVIATPHHLHAPMGLDCLEAGLHTFVEKPIANTVSEADRMIEAAQARDLKLAVGHNYRTFPGNRALKRLIDEGALGEIYRVLWMWIETRPEVYYDRDVWRCTWEHAGGGVLMNQTSHDLDLLCWMVGDPVAVSAMMCNWGHRVEIEDTVVANIRFACGAHANVQLSTCDRRLNYRQISGDLGTIEFRDEKNANSKVPDVFRLGRYEAPMRAFIKEAKGHQPGIRWEDVPSDEGGPTLVESFVSAILDGGEAITDGVTARRTLELINAIVLSALRKEEVAMPVDRDQYDELMEELKRGETQVDRL, from the coding sequence ATGGTCAGGTTCGGTGTGGTGGGTTTGAAGGGTATGGGCGGGCAACATGTGCGGGAGATTTCAGGGCTGGATCGGGTGGAGTTGGTGGCGGTGGCGGATTTGGATCTGGATTATGCGCGGCAGGTTGGAGAAGAACGGGGTGCGCGCGCCTGGGGAGATTATCGGGAGATGATTGCGTCCGAGGATCTGGATGCGGTGGTGATTGCTACGCCGCACCATCTCCACGCGCCGATGGGGTTGGATTGTTTGGAGGCGGGGTTGCATACTTTTGTGGAGAAGCCGATTGCGAATACGGTTTCCGAGGCGGACAGGATGATTGAGGCGGCGCAGGCGCGGGATTTGAAGCTGGCTGTGGGACACAATTATCGCACGTTTCCCGGCAATCGCGCGCTGAAGCGGCTGATTGATGAGGGGGCGTTGGGAGAGATTTACCGGGTGCTGTGGATGTGGATTGAGACGCGGCCAGAGGTGTATTACGACCGGGATGTATGGCGGTGTACCTGGGAGCACGCAGGGGGTGGGGTGCTGATGAATCAGACGAGTCACGATCTGGATTTGCTGTGCTGGATGGTGGGCGATCCGGTTGCGGTTTCTGCGATGATGTGCAATTGGGGTCATCGTGTGGAGATTGAGGATACGGTTGTTGCCAATATCCGTTTTGCCTGTGGTGCCCATGCGAATGTGCAGTTGAGTACGTGCGATAGGCGGTTGAATTACAGACAGATTTCAGGCGATCTGGGTACGATTGAGTTTCGAGATGAAAAGAATGCCAATTCAAAGGTGCCTGATGTGTTTCGGCTGGGGCGGTACGAGGCGCCTATGCGGGCGTTTATAAAGGAGGCAAAGGGGCATCAGCCAGGTATTCGCTGGGAGGATGTGCCGTCCGATGAGGGGGGACCAACACTGGTGGAGAGTTTTGTTTCCGCTATTCTGGATGGCGGAGAGGCGATTACAGATGGGGTGACGGCGCGGCGAACGCTGGAGTTGATTAACGCTATTGTGCTTTCGGCTCTGCGAAAAGAGGAGGTCGCTATGCCGGTTGATCGGGATCAATACGATGAACTGATGGAAGAGCTGAAGCGCGGAGAGACTCAGGTGGATAGGTTGTAG
- a CDS encoding redoxin domain-containing protein: MSKTFQNRAEAFAWLSQNDPRAPKAGDPAPDFELSDINGENPVRLSHLCKDKPVALIFGSFTUPPFVREAVSLRDLYATYHKQIHFLVIYIREAHPEDGWKLKDTGIYDPKTLAERRKVAKTCEDAMQYGIRTCVDDMDDAVMNDYVAWPERLYLIGTDNRVAYAGKHGPYGFSPKELKAAIDHITR; the protein is encoded by the coding sequence ATGTCCAAAACCTTCCAAAATCGCGCCGAAGCCTTTGCCTGGCTCAGCCAGAATGACCCCCGCGCGCCCAAAGCCGGAGATCCCGCGCCAGACTTTGAACTATCGGATATCAACGGCGAAAACCCCGTGCGCCTCTCACACCTTTGCAAAGACAAACCCGTTGCACTCATCTTCGGCAGCTTCACCTGACCGCCCTTTGTCCGCGAGGCAGTTAGCCTCCGCGACCTCTATGCAACATATCACAAACAGATCCACTTTCTCGTAATCTACATCCGCGAAGCCCACCCAGAAGACGGCTGGAAACTCAAAGACACGGGCATCTACGACCCAAAAACCCTTGCGGAACGCCGAAAAGTTGCAAAGACATGCGAAGATGCCATGCAATACGGCATACGCACCTGCGTTGACGACATGGACGACGCCGTCATGAACGACTATGTCGCCTGGCCCGAACGCCTCTACCTGATCGGCACAGACAACCGCGTCGCCTATGCCGGCAAACACGGTCCTTATGGATTCAGCCCCAAAGAACTCAAAGCGGCAATAGATCACATCACCCGTTGA
- a CDS encoding rhamnulokinase, whose product MASTTNYLAYDLGASSGRAVLGRFDGARLDIEEIHRFPNQGIPVGDHYYWDALRLFDEMCTGLRLAVRSGEPLNGMGCDTWGVDYGLLDAQDNLLGNPFCYRDARTQGMMDVAFERVSREEIFEHTGIQFMELNTLYQLLAQRLAQSPQLDIARTFLTMPDVFNFWFTGMKVCEYSNATTTQFYNPRDNAWAKSMLNVLDIPTDMLPDVVSPGTVLGPMRRSIADEMGIAPIDVIAPACHDTGSAVAAVPLSSPDAVYISCGTWALMGAELPAPAINKRALAHNFTNEGGVDHTTRFLKNISGLWIVQECRRVWALAGKDYSWEELMGLAMASDRLASFIDPDHADFGTPGDMPSRIRDFCKRTGQRLPDSEGDIIRTALESLALKCRYVLGQLEDVLGKTLGDIHIVGGGIHNMLLCQFIASATGRAVLSGPAEATAMGNLLMQAMGKGQIGSLDELRDVVRASTAIKTYSPTDADAWDEAFENFQRVM is encoded by the coding sequence ATGGCATCGACGACCAATTATCTCGCTTATGATTTGGGTGCGTCCAGCGGCCGGGCTGTTTTGGGGCGTTTTGATGGCGCGCGTCTGGATATTGAAGAGATTCACCGGTTTCCCAATCAGGGGATACCTGTTGGCGATCATTATTATTGGGATGCGCTGCGGCTGTTTGACGAGATGTGTACGGGGTTGCGTCTCGCTGTTCGATCTGGGGAACCGCTCAATGGTATGGGCTGTGATACGTGGGGGGTCGATTATGGCTTGCTCGATGCGCAGGACAATTTGCTCGGCAATCCCTTTTGTTACCGCGATGCGCGCACTCAGGGGATGATGGATGTCGCGTTTGAGCGCGTTTCTCGCGAGGAGATTTTTGAGCATACGGGTATTCAGTTTATGGAGCTTAACACGCTGTATCAGTTGCTTGCGCAGCGTCTCGCGCAATCGCCTCAGCTCGATATTGCGCGTACGTTTCTCACGATGCCCGATGTGTTCAATTTCTGGTTCACGGGTATGAAGGTGTGTGAGTATTCCAATGCAACTACTACGCAGTTCTACAATCCGCGCGATAATGCCTGGGCAAAATCAATGCTCAATGTGCTCGATATTCCCACGGATATGCTTCCGGATGTGGTGTCTCCGGGTACGGTGCTTGGTCCCATGCGCAGGAGCATTGCGGATGAGATGGGTATCGCACCGATTGATGTGATTGCACCGGCTTGTCACGATACGGGGTCGGCGGTTGCGGCTGTACCCCTTTCTTCACCCGATGCGGTTTATATCAGTTGTGGCACGTGGGCGCTGATGGGGGCGGAATTGCCCGCGCCCGCGATTAATAAGCGCGCGCTCGCGCACAATTTTACCAATGAGGGCGGTGTTGATCATACGACTCGGTTTTTGAAGAATATTTCGGGGTTGTGGATTGTGCAGGAGTGCCGCCGCGTGTGGGCGTTGGCGGGGAAAGATTATTCGTGGGAAGAGTTGATGGGGCTGGCGATGGCGTCGGATCGCCTCGCGTCGTTTATCGATCCGGATCACGCCGATTTTGGTACGCCCGGGGATATGCCGTCTCGCATTCGGGATTTTTGCAAGCGTACTGGTCAACGGCTGCCCGATAGCGAGGGGGATATTATTCGCACGGCGCTGGAGAGTCTGGCGCTCAAATGTCGCTATGTTCTGGGTCAACTCGAAGATGTATTGGGCAAGACGCTGGGGGATATTCACATTGTGGGTGGGGGTATCCACAATATGCTTTTGTGCCAGTTTATCGCTTCGGCGACAGGGCGTGCGGTGCTGTCAGGTCCGGCTGAGGCGACTGCAATGGGCAATCTTTTGATGCAGGCGATGGGCAAGGGGCAGATTGGTTCCCTGGATGAACTCCGGGATGTTGTGCGCGCTTCTACTGCGATTAAGACGTATAGTCCGACGGATGCGGATGCCTGGGACGAGGCGTTTGAGAATTTTCAACGGGTGATGTGA
- a CDS encoding glycosyltransferase gives MKPVVAHSANPYLPATATWIYDQIRTLKRYRPIVLTQTRQNLDQFPIETVLSAEDISPIRRTTLRLIRKMHGTYAGYENWLREHNAALIHAHFGQEGYRCLSAKQRTGIPLITTFYGMDVSALPRQKKWQKRYKRLFAEGDLFLVEGPFMGEQLIALGCLANRVIVQHLGVDLKKIPFRTDHTAKQPIVLTYAVFREKKGLKYAIQAFAKIAEKYPDAQLRMIGDGPLRPQLQAEIRNLHLENRVKMLGLLPHPLALEELKRATILLYPSVTASDGDTEGGAPVALIEAMAMGVPIVSSQHADIPEVVIDKTCGLLYPERDIAGLAEGLDTLLSSPEQFGRAGRTHVENQHNLQKQAKKLEAIYDRVMEKT, from the coding sequence ATGAAACCTGTCGTCGCGCACAGTGCCAACCCCTATTTACCAGCCACAGCCACCTGGATATACGATCAAATTCGCACACTGAAGCGGTATCGCCCCATCGTCCTCACACAAACGCGCCAGAATCTGGATCAGTTTCCCATAGAAACCGTCTTATCCGCCGAAGATATCTCGCCCATTCGCAGAACAACCCTCCGCCTCATTCGCAAAATGCACGGCACGTACGCCGGCTATGAAAACTGGCTGCGCGAACACAACGCCGCCCTCATCCACGCGCATTTTGGACAAGAGGGATACCGATGTCTCTCCGCAAAACAGCGCACAGGCATCCCCCTGATCACTACCTTTTACGGCATGGACGTATCGGCACTGCCTCGGCAAAAAAAATGGCAAAAACGATACAAACGGCTCTTTGCCGAAGGCGACCTATTCCTCGTCGAAGGACCCTTCATGGGCGAACAACTCATCGCACTGGGATGCCTTGCCAATCGAGTAATCGTACAGCACCTGGGCGTAGATCTCAAAAAAATCCCCTTCAGAACAGACCACACAGCCAAACAACCCATCGTATTGACCTATGCTGTATTCCGAGAAAAAAAAGGATTGAAATACGCAATCCAGGCATTTGCAAAAATAGCGGAAAAATACCCGGACGCCCAACTGCGGATGATCGGCGACGGACCTTTGCGTCCACAACTACAAGCTGAAATACGAAATCTACACCTTGAAAACCGCGTAAAAATGCTCGGCCTGCTTCCCCATCCTCTCGCACTTGAAGAACTCAAACGCGCAACAATCCTCCTCTATCCCAGCGTCACAGCATCAGACGGCGACACTGAAGGCGGCGCACCCGTCGCCCTGATCGAAGCAATGGCAATGGGCGTCCCCATTGTATCGTCCCAACACGCCGACATCCCCGAAGTCGTCATCGACAAAACCTGCGGCCTATTATATCCCGAACGAGATATAGCGGGCCTCGCTGAAGGATTGGACACCCTCCTCAGTTCCCCTGAACAATTTGGCCGCGCTGGCCGCACCCATGTGGAAAATCAGCACAACCTTCAAAAACAAGCCAAAAAATTAGAGGCGATTTACGATCGGGTCATGGAAAAAACATAA
- a CDS encoding sulfatase yields the protein MPEHPNLVFVFPDEYRRQAMGFMNEDPVITPNIDRFASESLVLTDAVSTRPVCSPYRAMLFTGQYPHANGVLSNVNSTTVQYENYLRENARCFSDVLHDAGYNQAYLGKLHLDPPNEQYEYTEGPRGNGVIWDSYTPPGPRRHGYDFWYSYGCCDWHFNPHYWTGNDPIEKRIEPREWSPKHETDIAINYIRNEGGKYRDPEKPFSLFISHNPPHMPFKQVPEKYVAQYGDATHEDLLTRPNVPTDTSGDSARENAKHYFAMVTGVDENFGRILDCLKTESLEENTIVVFTSDHGEMMGSHGRIGKTVHYEESFTVPFIIRWPGKITPGTDNLLIGTPDLMPTLLNLMGVGQVPDSVQGTDYSDILLGREGTRPASALYLNVMPADPAGGSRGVRTHRHTYVVTRTSESEEIILHDNIADPYQLQNVASDHPGLVSELGEEMNNWLEKTGDPWLTQQ from the coding sequence ATGCCTGAACACCCCAACCTCGTATTTGTATTCCCCGACGAATATCGCCGACAGGCCATGGGATTCATGAACGAAGATCCTGTAATAACGCCCAACATCGACCGATTTGCGTCTGAAAGCCTCGTATTAACCGACGCCGTAAGCACCAGACCCGTATGCAGCCCATATCGGGCAATGCTATTCACCGGACAATATCCCCACGCCAATGGCGTACTCAGCAACGTCAACTCCACCACAGTACAATACGAAAACTACCTGCGAGAAAACGCACGGTGCTTCTCAGACGTATTACACGACGCTGGCTACAATCAGGCGTACCTGGGCAAACTACACCTCGATCCCCCCAATGAGCAATATGAATACACAGAAGGACCGAGAGGAAATGGCGTCATCTGGGACTCATACACCCCGCCGGGACCGCGCAGACACGGATATGACTTCTGGTACTCCTACGGCTGTTGCGACTGGCACTTCAACCCCCACTATTGGACCGGCAATGACCCCATTGAAAAGCGCATTGAACCGCGGGAATGGTCCCCCAAACACGAAACCGACATCGCAATAAACTACATCCGCAACGAAGGCGGTAAATACAGAGATCCCGAAAAACCATTCTCACTCTTTATATCCCACAACCCCCCGCACATGCCATTCAAACAAGTACCGGAAAAATACGTCGCCCAATACGGCGACGCCACCCACGAAGACCTCTTAACGCGCCCCAACGTACCCACGGACACAAGCGGCGACAGCGCCCGCGAAAACGCGAAACACTACTTCGCCATGGTAACCGGCGTCGATGAAAACTTCGGACGCATCCTGGACTGTTTGAAAACAGAGAGCCTGGAAGAAAACACCATCGTAGTCTTCACCTCTGACCACGGTGAAATGATGGGCAGCCACGGCCGCATAGGCAAAACCGTACACTACGAAGAATCCTTTACCGTGCCATTTATCATCCGCTGGCCAGGAAAAATCACGCCCGGCACAGATAATTTGTTAATCGGCACACCCGACTTGATGCCCACATTGCTCAACCTCATGGGCGTGGGGCAGGTCCCCGACAGCGTCCAAGGAACAGATTACTCCGACATCCTCCTGGGCAGAGAAGGCACGCGTCCGGCATCTGCGCTCTATCTCAACGTAATGCCCGCCGACCCCGCTGGCGGATCGCGCGGCGTGCGCACACACCGACACACCTATGTCGTCACGCGAACGTCCGAAAGCGAAGAAATAATCCTCCACGACAATATCGCAGACCCCTATCAACTCCAAAACGTCGCCAGCGACCATCCCGGCCTTGTATCAGAACTTGGGGAAGAAATGAACAACTGGTTGGAAAAAACCGGCGATCCATGGTTAACCCAACAATAA
- a CDS encoding sulfatase: MADTPNLLVIHTDEQSCWTLSAYGGTLVETPHIDSLANEGAILTNFMVNVAVCTPSRGVFLTGRYEHVHGAYRNNIPLNRDEITFAQALKDRGYDTGYAGKWHLDGPPRPGWVHPERTMGFDDAEYMFNRGHWKKIEDTDMGDVQPTVFNYRTMGDEKTYPTDWLTEKTNEFMTRDRENPFCFMLSIPDPHPPFTVRPPYDTMYDPADMPLPDTRNEENQPSWVPNRQAPEDEILRKHMAQYCGMVKVIDDCVGRMLDALREKGILDNTIVVFTSDHGEYLGEHGLMGKNQLYETAYRVPMLIRWPEKIPSGTRIDRLVGSVDFMPTILALMGYEPCGREHGRDASALLRGEEIEWEDICYIHHDPNRAGVFTPNYELAYVKDHDAILFDRQNDPDQVNNLFNAPEHREMIATMTADLAAHHASVDSPATEWLQSL, from the coding sequence ATGGCAGACACCCCAAATCTCCTCGTCATCCACACCGACGAACAAAGCTGCTGGACATTGAGCGCGTATGGCGGAACACTCGTCGAAACGCCCCACATCGACTCCCTGGCAAACGAAGGCGCAATCTTGACCAACTTCATGGTCAACGTCGCCGTATGCACCCCATCCCGAGGCGTATTCCTCACCGGCCGCTACGAACATGTACACGGTGCATATCGCAACAACATCCCCCTCAACCGCGATGAAATCACATTTGCTCAGGCACTAAAAGATCGCGGATACGACACCGGATACGCGGGCAAATGGCATCTGGACGGACCCCCGCGCCCCGGCTGGGTACACCCCGAACGCACAATGGGCTTTGACGACGCCGAATACATGTTCAATCGCGGACACTGGAAAAAAATCGAAGATACCGACATGGGCGATGTGCAACCCACAGTGTTTAATTACAGAACCATGGGCGACGAAAAAACCTATCCAACGGACTGGCTAACCGAAAAAACCAACGAATTTATGACGCGAGATCGCGAAAATCCATTTTGTTTCATGCTCAGCATCCCCGATCCCCATCCCCCATTTACCGTGCGCCCACCCTACGACACCATGTACGATCCCGCAGACATGCCACTGCCCGACACGCGCAACGAAGAAAATCAGCCCAGTTGGGTACCCAACAGACAGGCTCCAGAAGATGAAATCCTGCGCAAACACATGGCCCAATACTGCGGCATGGTCAAAGTCATCGACGACTGCGTGGGCAGAATGCTCGATGCACTGCGCGAAAAAGGAATCCTGGACAACACAATTGTAGTCTTCACCTCCGACCACGGCGAATACCTCGGTGAACACGGATTGATGGGCAAAAATCAACTCTACGAAACGGCTTATCGCGTCCCCATGTTAATCCGCTGGCCCGAGAAAATCCCGTCTGGAACGCGAATAGATCGCCTGGTCGGCTCAGTCGATTTCATGCCCACCATCCTGGCCCTCATGGGATATGAACCCTGTGGCCGCGAACACGGACGGGATGCATCCGCACTCTTGCGCGGCGAAGAAATCGAATGGGAAGACATCTGTTATATCCACCACGACCCCAACAGAGCCGGCGTATTCACCCCCAATTACGAACTCGCCTATGTGAAAGACCACGACGCCATCCTCTTTGACCGCCAAAACGATCCCGACCAGGTAAACAACCTGTTTAACGCCCCCGAACACCGGGAAATGATCGCAACCATGACCGCCGACCTCGCCGCACATCACGCATCGGTAGATTCCCCGGCGACGGAGTGGTTGCAATCGCTGTAA
- the dgoD gene encoding galactonate dehydratase, translating to MKITGIETLVCHARMRNWIFVKILTDQDGLWGWGEATLEWHTRSVVGAIEDLSMLLIGEDPRRIEHLWQMMYRQHFWHGNGIVRATAISGIDIALWDILGKIHGVPCFELWGGPVRDYIRTYCHLGGGKMELFYETHPKDAKRFGELALQAVEDGFTAFKSMAVPPTMPIEGLTPIHYAEACVSAMRESAGPEIDIMVDCHARPSPRMGIRFARALEPYGLYFFEEPCWPETMADIAAVQNAVSTPIATGERLVSQHHFRELFELRACSVIQPDITHCGGLSEARRIAAMAESYRIAIAPHNPQGPVSTAASLAFGFATPSYIICEAVHADVPWRYDVVSESYTVEKNGRTVKPWHTPGLGIEIIESEVAKHPFEQEILQRVFYPDGSIGDW from the coding sequence ATGAAAATCACAGGCATAGAAACGCTGGTGTGTCATGCGCGCATGCGAAATTGGATCTTTGTAAAAATCCTCACCGATCAAGATGGCCTGTGGGGTTGGGGCGAAGCCACATTGGAGTGGCACACGCGATCCGTCGTCGGCGCAATAGAAGACCTGTCAATGCTATTGATCGGCGAAGACCCCCGGCGCATTGAACACCTGTGGCAAATGATGTATCGCCAGCACTTCTGGCACGGCAATGGTATTGTGCGCGCCACAGCAATCAGCGGCATTGACATCGCCCTGTGGGATATCCTGGGCAAAATACACGGCGTCCCGTGCTTTGAACTCTGGGGCGGACCTGTACGCGATTACATCCGCACCTATTGCCATCTGGGCGGGGGAAAAATGGAATTGTTCTACGAAACCCACCCAAAAGATGCAAAGCGATTTGGCGAACTGGCTCTGCAAGCAGTAGAAGACGGATTTACAGCATTCAAATCCATGGCCGTACCGCCCACCATGCCCATCGAAGGACTAACGCCCATTCACTACGCCGAAGCTTGTGTAAGCGCAATGCGCGAATCCGCAGGACCTGAAATAGACATCATGGTTGACTGCCACGCCCGCCCGTCGCCGCGCATGGGCATCCGATTTGCCCGCGCGCTTGAACCCTATGGCCTCTACTTCTTTGAAGAACCCTGCTGGCCGGAAACCATGGCGGATATCGCGGCGGTCCAGAACGCCGTCAGTACACCGATAGCAACCGGCGAACGCCTCGTCTCTCAACACCACTTCCGGGAATTATTTGAACTGCGCGCCTGCAGCGTAATCCAGCCCGATATAACCCACTGCGGCGGATTGAGCGAAGCCCGGCGCATAGCCGCAATGGCTGAAAGCTATCGCATTGCAATCGCACCGCACAATCCCCAGGGGCCGGTAAGCACAGCGGCTTCCCTCGCCTTTGGTTTTGCCACGCCATCCTACATCATCTGCGAAGCAGTACACGCCGATGTCCCCTGGCGTTATGATGTCGTCTCCGAAAGTTATACAGTCGAAAAAAACGGCCGCACAGTGAAACCGTGGCACACCCCCGGACTCGGCATAGAAATCATCGAATCCGAAGTCGCAAAGCATCCATTTGAGCAGGAAATATTACAGCGGGTATTTTATCCCGACGGCAGCATCGGCGATTGGTAA
- a CDS encoding flavin reductase family protein, producing MAFDSRLQRDIMGQFATGVTVVTTRYKNGDITGMTANAVMSLSLDPPLVVVSVDKSATMHSALSNGQCYAINILTREQEHLSNRFAMPGPKDFSDLALRESKTGAPILEGTLGYLDCKIVNILPAGDHDMFVGEIRAGELGEGNPLLYYGGKYRSLAEE from the coding sequence ATGGCATTTGATTCACGGCTGCAACGAGATATAATGGGGCAATTTGCAACGGGTGTCACCGTCGTCACCACGCGATACAAAAACGGCGACATAACAGGCATGACAGCCAATGCCGTCATGTCATTGTCGCTGGACCCACCACTCGTTGTCGTATCGGTCGATAAATCGGCGACTATGCACAGCGCCTTATCGAATGGACAGTGTTATGCAATCAACATCCTCACCCGAGAGCAAGAGCATCTGTCCAACCGATTTGCCATGCCGGGACCAAAGGATTTTTCCGATCTGGCATTGCGCGAAAGCAAAACAGGTGCGCCGATCCTGGAGGGCACACTGGGATATCTCGACTGCAAGATAGTGAACATCTTGCCAGCAGGCGATCACGACATGTTTGTAGGAGAAATACGGGCGGGAGAATTGGGAGAGGGGAACCCGTTGCTCTATTATGGAGGGAAGTATCGAAGTCTGGCAGAAGAATAA